Proteins found in one Pseudomonas mosselii genomic segment:
- a CDS encoding urease subunit gamma, giving the protein MELTPREKDKLLLFTAALLAERRLARGLKLNYPEAVALISAAVLEGARDGRTVAEVMSLGREVLVREQVMAGVPEMLHDVQVEATFPDGTKLVTVHEPIV; this is encoded by the coding sequence ATGGAGCTGACCCCGCGAGAGAAAGACAAACTGCTGCTGTTCACCGCCGCCTTGCTGGCCGAGCGGCGTCTGGCCCGTGGCCTGAAACTCAATTACCCGGAAGCGGTGGCACTGATCAGCGCCGCCGTGCTCGAAGGCGCCCGCGATGGCCGCACGGTGGCCGAGGTGATGAGCCTGGGCCGCGAGGTGCTGGTGCGCGAGCAGGTGATGGCTGGCGTGCCGGAGATGCTGCACGACGTCCAGGTCGAGGCGACCTTCCCCGACGGCACCAAGCTGGTGACCGTGCATGAACCCATCGTTTGA
- a CDS encoding HD domain-containing phosphohydrolase — protein MNNHGRSISLQWLVALAIMLGMLALGSALAWQGYLGVRQTLVAAAGDAAQQVGRTIDERARRLVDPVQSSIRLLAFDGSAGTMAQHLERLPQLVETLRANRMLSAAYLGYPNGEFLLVRRLRDPQLLQRFAAPANTTFLVQTVSLGADGALHGEWRFYDQAMTLLLQQPKPDYRYDPRQRPWFVEASAQSTTVLTRPYVFFTTREIGLTMAQRSVDGAAVIGMDVSITDLASESRDLRMTAGTEIAVVDDQGSVVAYPDLQRVIVREGDAVRLSRIDELGIASLARVHTDALQGTRPQAYQVEGKTWYGMRVPLTTVAGQDLQLLIAVPAHELLAGARQVLFEQLLWAAALAAVLLLLGGLLGRRIGRPLRRLTEQVQGLAGFDFSREVGVLSRVSEVRELSRVLSRMSGTIRNFQAITLTLSRETQLERMLDSVLNHLVAAASASAGAVYLYDADNARLRLAAACRAQDYPGELAVHEEDHQDLASAVTQALSLQGRSLAVVLNDRGQALLGILVLQLEDEHAGQAFRRFVDELSGAAAMAIETRQLIESQQRLLDAMIKLLADAIDAKSPYTGGHCERVPQLAQMLLDQAVQADSGPYAAFTMNEAERYEFRVAAWLHDCGKITSPEYVVDKATKLETLYNRIHEVRMRFEVLWRDSEIAYWQSVANGDDEAVLRRQLEQSRAELQDEFAFVANANIGGEFMQEADIERLRLIGQRRWLRHFDNRLGISRDEAACFADTPPAPLPVEELLLADRDEHQVPWGPRKPPVAKDDPRNCWGFDMHLPAHASNHGELYNLSIRRGTLNDEERFKINEHIVQTIIMLSALPFPRQLRRVPAIAGNHHEKMDGSGYPRRLGQDALGIPERVMAIADIFEALTAADRPYKAPKTLSESVKILVFMARDNHLDGQLLRLFLSSGVYRQYAEQFLRPEQIDEVDVAYWLTQL, from the coding sequence ATGAACAACCATGGCCGGAGTATTTCCCTGCAGTGGCTGGTGGCGCTGGCGATCATGCTGGGCATGCTGGCGCTTGGCTCGGCCCTGGCCTGGCAGGGTTACCTGGGTGTGCGCCAGACGCTGGTGGCCGCCGCTGGTGATGCCGCCCAGCAGGTCGGCAGGACCATCGACGAGCGCGCCCGGCGCCTGGTCGATCCGGTGCAGAGCAGTATCCGCCTGCTGGCCTTCGATGGCTCTGCGGGCACAATGGCGCAGCACCTGGAGCGCCTGCCGCAACTGGTCGAGACCCTGCGCGCCAATCGCATGCTCAGTGCTGCCTACCTTGGTTATCCCAATGGCGAGTTCCTGCTGGTCCGTCGCCTGCGTGATCCACAGTTGCTTCAGCGCTTCGCGGCCCCGGCGAATACGACGTTCCTGGTGCAGACCGTCAGCCTTGGCGCAGACGGTGCGTTGCACGGCGAATGGCGTTTCTATGACCAGGCAATGACCCTGCTGCTGCAACAGCCCAAACCGGATTATCGCTACGATCCGCGCCAACGGCCTTGGTTCGTCGAAGCCTCGGCGCAATCCACCACTGTGCTCACCCGCCCTTATGTGTTCTTCACCACCCGCGAGATCGGCCTGACCATGGCCCAGCGTAGCGTCGATGGCGCGGCGGTGATTGGCATGGACGTCTCGATCACCGACCTGGCCAGCGAGAGCCGCGACCTGCGCATGACCGCCGGCACCGAGATCGCCGTGGTCGATGACCAGGGCAGCGTGGTGGCTTATCCGGACCTGCAACGGGTGATCGTTCGCGAGGGCGACGCGGTGCGTCTGTCGCGCATTGATGAGCTGGGTATTGCCAGCCTTGCGCGGGTCCACACCGATGCTCTCCAAGGTACGCGTCCACAGGCGTACCAGGTCGAGGGGAAGACCTGGTACGGCATGCGCGTGCCGCTGACCACCGTGGCCGGGCAGGACCTGCAGCTGCTGATCGCCGTGCCGGCCCATGAGCTGCTAGCCGGAGCTCGCCAGGTGCTGTTCGAGCAACTGCTCTGGGCCGCGGCGCTGGCGGCCGTGCTGTTGCTGCTTGGTGGCTTGCTGGGCCGGCGTATCGGTCGCCCGCTGCGGCGGCTCACCGAGCAGGTGCAGGGCCTGGCCGGTTTTGATTTCAGCCGCGAGGTGGGGGTGCTCTCGCGGGTCTCGGAGGTGCGTGAGCTGAGCCGGGTGCTGAGCCGCATGTCCGGTACCATCCGCAACTTCCAGGCGATCACACTCACCCTCAGCCGCGAGACCCAGCTCGAACGCATGCTCGACAGCGTGCTCAACCATCTGGTGGCCGCCGCCAGCGCCAGTGCCGGTGCGGTGTACCTGTACGACGCGGACAACGCTCGCCTGCGCCTGGCCGCGGCCTGCCGGGCACAGGACTATCCGGGAGAGCTGGCGGTCCACGAAGAGGATCATCAGGATCTGGCCAGCGCCGTGACCCAGGCCCTGTCGTTGCAGGGGCGCAGCCTGGCGGTGGTACTCAACGACCGTGGCCAGGCGCTGCTCGGCATCCTGGTGCTGCAACTGGAGGACGAACATGCAGGGCAGGCGTTCCGGCGTTTCGTCGACGAGTTGTCCGGCGCCGCCGCCATGGCCATCGAGACGCGTCAGCTGATCGAGTCCCAGCAGCGCCTGCTGGATGCCATGATCAAGCTGCTGGCCGATGCCATCGACGCCAAGAGCCCCTATACCGGCGGCCATTGCGAGCGCGTGCCGCAGCTGGCGCAGATGCTCCTGGACCAGGCCGTTCAGGCCGACAGCGGCCCCTATGCCGCCTTCACCATGAACGAGGCCGAGCGCTATGAGTTTCGCGTGGCAGCCTGGCTGCACGATTGCGGCAAGATCACCAGCCCCGAGTACGTGGTGGACAAGGCGACCAAGCTCGAGACCTTGTACAACCGCATCCACGAGGTGCGGATGCGCTTCGAAGTGCTCTGGCGCGACAGCGAGATCGCCTATTGGCAAAGCGTGGCCAATGGCGACGACGAGGCGGTGCTGCGACGCCAGCTGGAACAAAGCCGGGCCGAGCTGCAGGACGAGTTCGCCTTCGTCGCCAACGCCAATATTGGCGGCGAGTTCATGCAGGAGGCCGACATCGAGCGCCTGCGCCTTATCGGCCAGCGCCGCTGGCTGCGGCACTTCGACAACCGCCTGGGCATCTCCCGCGACGAGGCCGCGTGCTTCGCCGACACGCCACCCGCGCCCTTGCCGGTGGAGGAGCTGCTGCTTGCCGACCGCGACGAGCACCAGGTGCCCTGGGGACCGCGCAAGCCACCGGTGGCCAAGGACGATCCGCGTAACTGCTGGGGCTTCGATATGCACCTGCCGGCCCATGCCAGCAACCACGGCGAACTGTACAACCTGTCGATCCGCCGGGGCACGCTCAACGACGAGGAGCGCTTCAAGATCAACGAGCACATCGTGCAGACCATCATCATGCTCAGCGCCTTGCCGTTTCCGCGTCAGCTGCGGCGTGTGCCGGCGATTGCCGGCAACCACCACGAGAAGATGGACGGCAGCGGCTATCCACGCCGGCTCGGCCAGGACGCGCTGGGCATTCCCGAGCGGGTGATGGCGATCGCCGACATTTTCGAGGCGCTGACGGCGGCGGATCGGCCGTACAAGGCGCCCAAGACCTTGTCCGAGTCGGTGAAGATCCTGGTCTTCATGGCGCGTGACAACCATCTCGACGGGCAGTTGCTGCGGCTGTTTCTCAGCTCCGGCGTGTACCGGCAGTATGCCGAGCAGTTCCTGCGCCCCGAGCAGATCGACGAGGTGGACGTGGCCTACTGGCTGACGCAACTGTAG
- a CDS encoding urease accessory protein UreD, translating to MSLAQQIDPPQADPGWSAHLQLRFVQREGVTRLGARRHVGPLLVQRPFYPEGAPCHVYVLHPPGGIVAGDRLELDIHLEAGSHALLTMPGASKFYRSIGPTARLAQRFHLAAGSTLEWLPQDSIFFNGARARLDSRFTLEPGARLLAWETLCLGRPVMNERFEQGALDSRLLIELPGEPGLHERLRIEGGQLDKLAGHPLVATFCAAPADQALLEQVRQALDELATPAGATLLGPLLVIRLLDHDNQHLQRNLQRLWHLLRPAVLGLAPCPPRIWAT from the coding sequence ATGTCGTTGGCGCAACAGATCGACCCACCGCAGGCAGACCCGGGCTGGAGCGCCCATCTGCAGTTGCGCTTTGTCCAGCGTGAAGGCGTGACCCGCCTTGGTGCGCGCCGTCATGTCGGACCTCTTTTGGTGCAGCGGCCGTTCTATCCGGAGGGCGCACCGTGCCATGTCTATGTGCTGCACCCGCCCGGGGGGATCGTCGCCGGTGACCGGCTGGAACTGGACATCCACCTGGAGGCCGGCAGCCACGCCTTGCTGACCATGCCCGGCGCCAGCAAGTTCTACCGCAGCATCGGCCCCACCGCACGGCTGGCCCAGCGCTTTCACCTCGCCGCCGGCAGCACCCTGGAGTGGCTGCCCCAGGACAGCATTTTCTTTAACGGCGCCCGAGCCCGCCTGGACAGCCGTTTCACCCTTGAGCCCGGTGCCCGCTTGCTGGCCTGGGAGACGCTGTGCCTGGGCCGCCCGGTGATGAACGAACGCTTCGAGCAGGGCGCCCTGGACAGCCGGCTACTTATCGAATTGCCCGGTGAGCCCGGCCTGCACGAGCGCCTGCGTATCGAAGGCGGGCAACTGGACAAACTGGCCGGGCACCCGCTGGTCGCCACGTTCTGCGCCGCGCCGGCCGACCAGGCGCTGCTTGAGCAGGTACGCCAGGCCCTCGACGAACTGGCCACGCCCGCCGGCGCGACCCTGCTCGGCCCGCTGCTGGTGATCCGCCTGCTCGACCACGACAACCAACACCTGCAACGCAACCTGCAGCGCCTCTGGCACCTGCTGCGCCCGGCCGTGCTCGGCCTGGCGCCGTGCCCGCCGCGCATCTGGGCCACCTGA
- a CDS encoding glyoxalase superfamily protein: MQFAPAIPILRIFSVDKAREFYLDFLGFQLDWEHRFAPDLPLYMQVHRDGLILHLSEHHGDATPGAAVFARVEDLKALEGELMAKRYGYARPQAEAVDWGLEMQVVDPFGNRLRFCQQIDNV; encoded by the coding sequence ATGCAATTCGCCCCCGCCATTCCGATCCTGCGGATCTTCTCGGTCGACAAAGCCCGGGAGTTCTACCTCGATTTCCTCGGTTTCCAGCTCGACTGGGAACACCGGTTTGCCCCGGACCTGCCGCTGTACATGCAGGTTCACCGCGACGGCCTGATCCTGCACCTGTCCGAGCACCACGGCGACGCCACGCCGGGCGCGGCGGTGTTCGCCCGGGTCGAGGACCTCAAGGCCCTGGAGGGCGAGCTCATGGCCAAGCGCTATGGCTATGCGCGCCCACAAGCCGAGGCGGTCGACTGGGGCCTGGAAATGCAGGTGGTCGACCCGTTCGGCAACCGACTTCGCTTCTGCCAGCAGATCGACAACGTCTGA